The proteins below are encoded in one region of Oryzias melastigma strain HK-1 linkage group LG7, ASM292280v2, whole genome shotgun sequence:
- the LOC112159496 gene encoding ankyrin repeat domain-containing protein SOWAHA isoform X3, producing the protein MRDVSEESLLDYFHSAAGNSGRVRNADILKTFKPFIGHSDLQLRAKYREEFKLIIDRIAVVKSENGEKYLILKKKYRHLLQERDAKRLGSDADQPRHASPTRTAATAQWETTDGLTRPTHQRDERMGTVQHPQQGGDQHNGEDELGSDSGSKSESEHDEESTGSMGSASVALDPTEKEWIYSAASARVPDLLKLLVQDPSLANKKDFTSGFSHCPVAAADHLLRVALSLCHLHPDKITRPPLKCKEMRKGGAEIKESLNAPQRLHPLKDNLKVIERPGINCRTMLLCPWEGAKPSSGLFDVFRLQPAFMRRRAAPFFFF; encoded by the exons ATGAGGGATGTGAGTGAGGAGTCCCTGCTGGATTATTTCCACTCCGCCGCAGGAAACTCGGGCAGAGTGAGAAACGCAGACATCCTGAAGACTTTTAAACCGTTCATTGGCCACAGCGACCTGCAGCTCCGCG CTAAATACAGAGAGGAATTCAAGCTCATCATCGACCGAATCGCTGTGGTGAAGTCAGAGAAT GGGGAGAAGTATCTCATCCTCAAGAAAAAGTACAGGCACTTGCTGCAGGAGCGAGATGCCAAACGGCTCGGGTCAGACGCTGATCAACCGCGACATGCCAGCCCAACTAGAACCGCCGCCACCGCGCAGTGGGAGACGACGGACGGCCTGACACGGCCCACACACCAAAGG GACGAGCGGATGGGAACAGTGCAGCACCCTCAACAGGGAGGAGACCAACACAACGGGGAGGATGAGCTCGGCTCCGATTCTGGATCAAAG tcCGAGTCGGAGCATGACGAGGAGAGCACGGGCAGCATGGGCTCTGCTTCTGTCGCT cTGGATCCTACAGAGAAAGAGTGGATCTACTCTGCAGCCAGCGCTCGAGTCCCTGACCTCTTGAAGCTGCTCGTGCAGGACCCTTCTCTGGCCAACAAGAAG GACTTCACCTCG GGG TTCTCACACTGTCCTGTGGCCGCGGCAGACCACCTTCTAAGAGTAGCCCTAAGCCTCTGCCATCTCCACCCGGACAAGATAACACGGCCGCCATTGAAGTGCAAGGAGATGAGGAAAGGGGGGGCAGAGATTAAGGAGAGTCTTAATGCTCCACAAAGACTTCACCCACTTAAAGATAATCTGAAAGTTATAGAGCGGCCTGGGATTAATTGTAGAACAATGCTGCTGTGTCCCTGGGAAGGTGCTAAACCCTCCTCAGGCCTCTTTGATGTTTTCAGACTTCAACCTGCGTTTATGAGGAGGAGGGCagcgccttttttttttttttga
- the LOC112159496 gene encoding ankyrin repeat domain-containing protein SOWAHA isoform X2: MRDVSEESLLDYFHSAAGNSGRVRNADILKTFKPFIGHSDLQLRAKYREEFKLIIDRIAVVKSENGEKYLILKKKYRHLLQERDAKRLGSDADQPRHASPTRTAATAQWETTDGLTRPTHQRDERMGTVQHPQQGGDQHNGEDELGSDSGSKSESEHDEESTGSMGSASVALDPTEKEWIYSAASARVPDLLKLLVQDPSLANKKDFTSAPDCGDNHLSQGFSHCPVAAADHLLRVALSLCHLHPDKITRPPLKCKEMRKGGAEIKESLNAPQRLHPLKDNLKVIERPGINCRTMLLCPWEGAKPSSGLFDVFRLQPAFMRRRAAPFFFF; this comes from the exons ATGAGGGATGTGAGTGAGGAGTCCCTGCTGGATTATTTCCACTCCGCCGCAGGAAACTCGGGCAGAGTGAGAAACGCAGACATCCTGAAGACTTTTAAACCGTTCATTGGCCACAGCGACCTGCAGCTCCGCG CTAAATACAGAGAGGAATTCAAGCTCATCATCGACCGAATCGCTGTGGTGAAGTCAGAGAAT GGGGAGAAGTATCTCATCCTCAAGAAAAAGTACAGGCACTTGCTGCAGGAGCGAGATGCCAAACGGCTCGGGTCAGACGCTGATCAACCGCGACATGCCAGCCCAACTAGAACCGCCGCCACCGCGCAGTGGGAGACGACGGACGGCCTGACACGGCCCACACACCAAAGG GACGAGCGGATGGGAACAGTGCAGCACCCTCAACAGGGAGGAGACCAACACAACGGGGAGGATGAGCTCGGCTCCGATTCTGGATCAAAG tcCGAGTCGGAGCATGACGAGGAGAGCACGGGCAGCATGGGCTCTGCTTCTGTCGCT cTGGATCCTACAGAGAAAGAGTGGATCTACTCTGCAGCCAGCGCTCGAGTCCCTGACCTCTTGAAGCTGCTCGTGCAGGACCCTTCTCTGGCCAACAAGAAG GACTTCACCT CGGCTCCCGACTGTGGCGATAACCACCTCTCCCAGGGG TTCTCACACTGTCCTGTGGCCGCGGCAGACCACCTTCTAAGAGTAGCCCTAAGCCTCTGCCATCTCCACCCGGACAAGATAACACGGCCGCCATTGAAGTGCAAGGAGATGAGGAAAGGGGGGGCAGAGATTAAGGAGAGTCTTAATGCTCCACAAAGACTTCACCCACTTAAAGATAATCTGAAAGTTATAGAGCGGCCTGGGATTAATTGTAGAACAATGCTGCTGTGTCCCTGGGAAGGTGCTAAACCCTCCTCAGGCCTCTTTGATGTTTTCAGACTTCAACCTGCGTTTATGAGGAGGAGGGCagcgccttttttttttttttga
- the LOC112159496 gene encoding ankyrin repeat domain-containing protein SOWAHA isoform X1, with protein MRDVSEESLLDYFHSAAGNSGRVRNADILKTFKPFIGHSDLQLRAKYREEFKLIIDRIAVVKSENGEKYLILKKKYRHLLQERDAKRLGSDADQPRHASPTRTAATAQWETTDGLTRPTHQRDERMGTVQHPQQGGDQHNGEDELGSDSGSKSESEHDEESTGSMGSASVALDPTEKEWIYSAASARVPDLLKLLVQDPSLANKKDFTSAPDCGDNHLSQGFTALHWAAKHGNEDMVTLVADAGADVNLKSHGGYTPLHIAALHGHQHILDLLIQSYGAKENLRDYSGHLACHYLNMKDPEGPGEDRELQFHVTQVRERNKNRKLVSLFHSKKKWGSAEELAPIEEERTAPHQLIVPALRPRKFSR; from the exons ATGAGGGATGTGAGTGAGGAGTCCCTGCTGGATTATTTCCACTCCGCCGCAGGAAACTCGGGCAGAGTGAGAAACGCAGACATCCTGAAGACTTTTAAACCGTTCATTGGCCACAGCGACCTGCAGCTCCGCG CTAAATACAGAGAGGAATTCAAGCTCATCATCGACCGAATCGCTGTGGTGAAGTCAGAGAAT GGGGAGAAGTATCTCATCCTCAAGAAAAAGTACAGGCACTTGCTGCAGGAGCGAGATGCCAAACGGCTCGGGTCAGACGCTGATCAACCGCGACATGCCAGCCCAACTAGAACCGCCGCCACCGCGCAGTGGGAGACGACGGACGGCCTGACACGGCCCACACACCAAAGG GACGAGCGGATGGGAACAGTGCAGCACCCTCAACAGGGAGGAGACCAACACAACGGGGAGGATGAGCTCGGCTCCGATTCTGGATCAAAG tcCGAGTCGGAGCATGACGAGGAGAGCACGGGCAGCATGGGCTCTGCTTCTGTCGCT cTGGATCCTACAGAGAAAGAGTGGATCTACTCTGCAGCCAGCGCTCGAGTCCCTGACCTCTTGAAGCTGCTCGTGCAGGACCCTTCTCTGGCCAACAAGAAG GACTTCACCT CGGCTCCCGACTGTGGCGATAACCACCTCTCCCAGGGG TTT ACTGCTCTGCACTGGGCAGCCAAGCACGGCAACGAGGACATGGTGACTTTGGTGGCTGACGCCGGCGCCGATGTCAACTTGAAATCA CAC GGG GGTTACACACCTCTCCACATCGCAGCGTTACACGGTCATCAGCACATTCTGGATCTGCTCATACAGTCTTATG GAGCAAAAGAGAATTTGCGGGACTACAGTGGACATCTAGCCTGTCATTACCTTAACATGAAAGACCCAGAAGGTCCAGGAGAAGACCGAGAGCTGC AGTTCCACGTAACCCAGGTGCGCGAGCggaacaaaaacaggaagttggtgTCCTTGTTCCACTCCAAGAAGAAGTGGGGCTCCGCGGAGGAGCTGGCTCCCATCGAGGAGGAGCGGACGGCGCCGCATCAGCTCATCGTTCCCGCGTTGAGACCCAGGAAGTTCTCCCGCTGA